One window of Chryseobacterium sp. JJR-5R genomic DNA carries:
- a CDS encoding DUF3341 domain-containing protein has translation MSTTKIVYGLYADDDDLMNGVKAFNDKGIAINEVYTPFPVHGLDKALGLKKTRISDAAFLYALYGVTIGSTVTWYVMNHDWPQNIGGKPAFDWAHNMPAFVVPMFELMVFCAAHMMSLTFLVRNKMYPGAPAQNPDPRTTDDKFMMEFVTENVESVKQLLIETGVEEITVKDA, from the coding sequence ATGAGCACCACTAAAATTGTATACGGACTTTATGCTGACGACGACGATTTGATGAACGGCGTAAAAGCATTCAACGATAAAGGAATTGCCATAAACGAGGTTTATACTCCGTTTCCGGTTCACGGACTAGACAAAGCACTGGGGTTAAAGAAAACCAGGATTTCCGATGCCGCATTCCTTTACGCACTTTACGGTGTTACCATCGGTTCTACGGTAACCTGGTACGTAATGAATCATGACTGGCCTCAGAATATCGGTGGTAAACCGGCTTTCGACTGGGCTCACAATATGCCGGCATTCGTAGTGCCTATGTTTGAGCTTATGGTATTTTGTGCTGCCCACATGATGTCTTTGACTTTTCTGGTAAGGAATAAAATGTATCCCGGAGCTCCCGCACAAAACCCGGACCCGAGAACAACGGATGATAAATTCATGATGGAATTCGTAACTGAAAATGTAGAATCTGTAAAACAGTTGCTTATTGAAACCGGAGTTGAAGAAATAACTGTTAAAGACGCTTAA
- a CDS encoding cytochrome c produces the protein MKKNVLKITAVLGLTAVLLNSCGPKENTPLVYFPDMYFPVAYDPLMKAQDAYSDHENEIPAFVKNSGATGLSPVEGSVAQNKDGVFEEGLLPKNVDEYNAGYDASKKMTVSPLNVANAAKDIERGKQLFDKTCSACHGVGGDGQGPIVQTGAFTGVPNYADRELTVASVHYVITNGRNAMGSYAGQLNAGDRWRVAMYVMNAFKKGAAAPAAATQAAPATATSTAAGATAEAKPETTTATKK, from the coding sequence ATGAAAAAGAATGTACTAAAAATTACAGCAGTTTTAGGTTTAACAGCGGTTTTACTTAACTCTTGCGGACCGAAAGAGAATACACCGTTAGTATATTTCCCTGATATGTATTTTCCGGTAGCATATGATCCGCTGATGAAAGCCCAGGATGCCTATTCGGATCATGAAAATGAAATCCCTGCTTTTGTTAAAAACAGCGGAGCTACAGGACTTTCCCCGGTAGAAGGGTCCGTAGCACAAAATAAAGACGGCGTTTTTGAAGAAGGCTTGCTTCCAAAAAATGTGGATGAATATAATGCAGGCTATGATGCTTCCAAAAAAATGACCGTTTCCCCTTTAAATGTTGCCAACGCAGCGAAGGATATTGAAAGAGGAAAACAGTTGTTTGACAAAACCTGTTCAGCCTGTCATGGGGTAGGAGGAGACGGACAGGGCCCGATTGTACAGACGGGCGCCTTTACGGGCGTTCCTAACTATGCAGACCGGGAACTTACCGTAGCATCTGTTCATTATGTAATAACAAACGGTAGAAATGCAATGGGGTCTTATGCGGGACAACTGAACGCAGGAGACAGATGGAGGGTAGCCATGTATGTGATGAATGCCTTTAAAAAAGGAGCGGCAGCACCTGCCGCAGCAACACAGGCAGCACCCGCTACAGCTACAAGTACAGCTGCAGGGGCCACAGCAGAAGCGAAACCTGAAACCACTACCGCAACTAAAAAATAA
- a CDS encoding quinol:cytochrome C oxidoreductase produces the protein MYSFSPKLKSTSIILLVVGLVLFAVGFFLNKGISTERMEHMMEALNASGHTAPTHSSEMVGPQDHAAHLEHTELQVHNQPLAAIHFVAVFFFGVSCCVLFFYCIQHAAHAGWPIIITRVMEAIASYIPYGGAILIILMILNVTHIGHLFHWMDPELTDPESAHFDVILFEKRIFLNIPFYAIRTLIYVFGASFFAWKLKAQSKKVDETKSRTEYQMLYRWAVGYIAFFGFASAAWAWDWLMSIDPHWYSTMYIWYSMVSCLSSGIAVIILLSVYLKKNGFLPQFNDNHLHDLGVFLFATSMLWTYTWFAQFMLYWYANIPEEVNYFFGRFQHYSPTFLPMLIVNFLLPLLVLVSSSIKRNYKVVTVMAIVVICGHLLDYFNMVMPGTVGPYWKTPEVFLLIAGAVLFVAGLFMFTVLSALAKLKLIPTGNPYLHESEIYEYPF, from the coding sequence ATGTATAGTTTTTCACCAAAATTAAAATCAACTTCTATAATCCTTCTTGTTGTAGGTTTAGTTCTATTTGCTGTCGGTTTCTTTCTGAATAAAGGAATTTCTACGGAGAGAATGGAACATATGATGGAAGCACTTAATGCTTCCGGTCATACGGCTCCTACACATTCCAGTGAAATGGTAGGTCCTCAGGATCATGCTGCTCACCTTGAGCACACGGAGCTTCAGGTACATAACCAGCCTTTGGCGGCAATACATTTTGTAGCTGTATTTTTCTTCGGAGTAAGCTGCTGCGTACTGTTCTTCTATTGTATCCAGCATGCTGCACACGCAGGATGGCCGATCATTATTACAAGGGTAATGGAAGCCATTGCTTCTTATATTCCTTACGGAGGTGCAATCCTTATTATCTTAATGATTCTGAACGTCACTCATATCGGGCATCTATTCCATTGGATGGATCCTGAACTGACAGACCCTGAGTCTGCTCATTTTGATGTGATCCTGTTTGAAAAAAGAATATTTTTAAATATCCCTTTCTATGCCATAAGAACACTAATCTATGTATTCGGAGCTTCTTTCTTTGCATGGAAGCTGAAGGCACAGTCTAAAAAAGTAGACGAAACAAAATCCAGAACCGAATATCAGATGCTTTACAGATGGGCAGTAGGATATATCGCTTTCTTCGGGTTTGCTTCTGCAGCCTGGGCCTGGGACTGGTTGATGTCCATTGACCCGCACTGGTATTCTACCATGTATATCTGGTATTCTATGGTAAGCTGTCTTTCAAGCGGTATCGCAGTAATTATCCTTTTAAGCGTTTACTTAAAGAAAAACGGATTCCTTCCTCAGTTCAATGATAACCATTTGCATGATCTTGGGGTATTCCTTTTCGCAACAAGTATGCTTTGGACCTATACCTGGTTTGCTCAGTTTATGTTATACTGGTATGCCAACATTCCGGAAGAGGTAAATTATTTCTTCGGTAGGTTCCAGCACTACTCTCCTACTTTCCTGCCGATGCTGATTGTTAACTTCTTATTACCGTTATTGGTATTGGTGAGCAGCAGCATTAAAAGAAACTATAAAGTAGTAACGGTAATGGCAATCGTAGTGATCTGCGGACACCTTTTGGATTACTTTAATATGGTAATGCCGGGAACCGTAGGACCATACTGGAAAACACCTGAAGTATTTCTTTTAATTGCAGGAGCAGTTTTGTTTGTAGCAGGATTATTTATGTTTACCGTGCTTTCAGCATTAGCTAAGCTTAAATTGATTCCTACAGGAAATCCTTACCTTCATGAATCTGAAATTTATGAGTATCCTTTCTAA